A single Winslowiella toletana DNA region contains:
- a CDS encoding fimbria/pilus periplasmic chaperone: MAAISMTLLGALVAQQAHAAIALDRTRVIFDGSEKSISLNVSNQNKQLPYLAQGWIEDEQGKKIQSPLTVLPPVQRIEPGKPSQVKIQALPAAKLLPQDRESIYYFNLREIPPKSTKPNTLQIALQTRIKLFYRPPAIAIEKNATPPQEQLTLSKQDNGYLVKNPTPYYVTIVNAGSKKGHDGAKEFKPMMIPPKGTMPLTASAASVGGSPVLTYVNDYGGRPQLSFSCSGSTCTVVPEKKAQ, translated from the coding sequence ATGGCGGCGATAAGCATGACCCTTCTGGGCGCGCTGGTTGCGCAACAGGCACACGCAGCGATTGCGCTGGACCGTACCCGGGTCATCTTTGACGGCAGCGAAAAATCAATCAGCCTGAACGTCAGCAATCAGAATAAACAGCTGCCGTATCTGGCGCAGGGCTGGATTGAGGATGAGCAGGGCAAAAAAATCCAGAGCCCGCTCACCGTGTTACCGCCGGTACAGCGTATTGAGCCGGGCAAGCCAAGTCAGGTGAAGATCCAGGCTCTGCCCGCGGCGAAGTTGTTGCCACAGGATCGTGAGTCGATTTACTACTTTAATTTGCGTGAAATTCCGCCGAAGAGCACGAAACCTAACACGCTGCAGATTGCGCTGCAGACGCGCATTAAGCTGTTCTATCGTCCGCCGGCAATCGCAATTGAAAAGAACGCTACGCCGCCGCAGGAACAGCTGACGCTGAGCAAGCAGGATAACGGGTATCTGGTGAAGAACCCGACGCCGTATTACGTCACCATTGTCAATGCCGGCAGCAAAAAGGGTCACGACGGGGCGAAAGAGTTTAAACCGATGATGATACCGCCGAAGGGGACAATGCCGCTGACGGCAAGTGCAGCCAGCGTAGGCGGAAGCCCGGTGCTGACCTATGTTAACGACTACGGCGGCCGGCCTCAGCTGAGCTTCAGCTGTTCAGGATCGACCTGCACCGTGGTGCCGGAAAAGAAAGCACAGTAA
- a CDS encoding fimbrial protein encodes MKGIMRYRRAAFLLCGMLGALPQIATGAGHSASVTVKVTVVAPPPCIINDDRAIEVDFGDVITTRVDGAHYRMPVNYTLSCTGDTANAMKLQVQGNSATFDGTVLLTNKEGLGIELQQGSSKLPVNSWLNFSYPDKPELWAIPVKQAGATLTGGEFTAGATMKVAYQ; translated from the coding sequence ATGAAGGGAATCATGCGTTATCGCAGGGCCGCCTTTTTGCTGTGCGGGATGCTGGGAGCCCTGCCGCAGATAGCGACGGGTGCCGGTCACAGCGCCTCCGTTACCGTGAAGGTGACGGTTGTGGCGCCGCCGCCGTGCATCATTAATGACGACCGGGCGATAGAAGTGGATTTTGGTGACGTGATCACCACCCGGGTGGACGGCGCTCACTACCGGATGCCGGTAAATTATACCCTGTCCTGCACCGGAGATACCGCCAATGCGATGAAGCTTCAGGTGCAGGGCAATAGTGCCACTTTTGACGGGACGGTGCTGCTGACAAATAAAGAAGGGTTAGGCATTGAGCTGCAGCAGGGCAGCAGCAAGCTGCCGGTCAACAGCTGGCTGAACTTCAGCTATCCGGACAAACCGGAACTGTGGGCCATCCCGGTTAAGCAGGCCGGGGCCACCCTGACCGGGGGCGAGTTCACGGCGGGCGCCACAATGAAAGTGGCCTATCAGTAA
- a CDS encoding fimbrial protein, producing the protein MMITKNVLLLCTLMGFAAMAQAKDGEADMTFRGTLIEPPPCTINDGNQVDVDFGERVGINKVNGVNYRQPLNYQIVCEKSAASSLALTLSLSGAQTGFDNEALLSSKENLGIRVYQNDQPFTPGSSLAIDLSSPPRLEAVPVKNAGSTLTEGAFEAWATLRADYQ; encoded by the coding sequence ATGATGATAACGAAGAACGTCCTGCTGCTGTGCACCCTGATGGGGTTTGCCGCCATGGCGCAGGCGAAGGACGGCGAGGCCGATATGACCTTTCGCGGCACGCTGATTGAGCCGCCGCCGTGCACCATCAACGACGGCAATCAGGTCGACGTGGATTTTGGTGAACGGGTAGGGATTAATAAGGTGAACGGGGTGAACTACCGTCAGCCGCTGAACTACCAGATTGTCTGTGAAAAAAGCGCTGCCAGTTCCCTGGCGCTCACCTTAAGCCTGAGCGGGGCGCAGACCGGGTTCGATAACGAGGCCCTGCTGAGCAGCAAAGAGAACCTGGGGATCCGGGTGTACCAGAACGACCAGCCGTTCACGCCGGGCAGTTCGCTGGCCATTGACCTGTCCAGCCCGCCGAGGCTGGAGGCGGTGCCGGTTAAAAACGCGGGAAGTACGCTGACCGAGGGCGCTTTTGAAGCCTGGGCCACGCTGCGCGCCGATTATCAGTAA
- a CDS encoding fimbrial protein, protein MPYKPVKLFAQVSALLLAQAFFTLPATAAAGDNVRFHGALVAEPCVIPPGEEEIALDFGTIIDKYLYLNTRTIGQPFTLHLTDCDQSLGQTVKVSFSGTESTALPGLLAIDGSGGASGIAIGLETQQAVPLPLNKASGTYPLRSGDNLIGLKAFVQGEPAAIANQTIGLGAFSAVATFSLEYE, encoded by the coding sequence ATGCCATACAAACCGGTTAAGTTGTTCGCACAGGTCTCTGCTCTGCTGCTGGCGCAGGCGTTTTTCACCCTGCCGGCCACGGCGGCGGCGGGCGATAACGTGCGTTTTCACGGCGCTCTGGTGGCGGAGCCCTGCGTTATCCCGCCGGGCGAGGAAGAGATAGCGCTGGATTTTGGCACTATCATTGATAAGTACCTGTATCTGAACACGCGGACCATCGGGCAGCCGTTCACCCTCCATCTGACCGACTGTGACCAGAGCCTGGGCCAGACGGTGAAGGTGAGTTTTTCAGGCACGGAGAGTACGGCACTGCCGGGGCTGCTGGCAATTGACGGCAGCGGCGGCGCCAGCGGGATCGCCATCGGGCTGGAAACGCAGCAGGCCGTGCCGCTGCCGCTGAATAAGGCGAGCGGTACCTATCCCCTGCGGTCGGGCGATAACCTGATCGGGCTGAAAGCCTTTGTACAGGGCGAACCCGCAGCGATAGCGAACCAGACGATTGGCCTTGGCGCGTTCAGCGCGGTGGCGACGTTCAGCCTGGAGTATGAGTAA
- a CDS encoding type II toxin-antitoxin system prevent-host-death family antitoxin, with protein MNSFTASEAKVQFGERLSQAMRDHVSITKNCCPKAVMMSWEKNRDRPITSSGSAA; from the coding sequence ATGAACAGTTTCACGGCCAGCGAAGCAAAGGTGCAGTTTGGCGAACGACTCAGCCAAGCAATGCGCGATCACGTCAGTATTACCAAAAACTGCTGCCCGAAAGCAGTCATGATGTCTTGGGAAAAGAATAGAGATCGCCCAATAACATCCAGCGGGAGTGCTGCATAA
- a CDS encoding autotransporter domain-containing protein, giving the protein MDLSRDSGRGKSQKLSRYTVRPFNNHGRRLDVAGGVWTDRLDFTQGTLALAGEQVRHAGDVYFSDDWLEKNYRISSVNVADNAALTVKEHATLTGDILMGKNAVLNLWDRATLAGKLVLKEADSFLRADITDRTSIMGATASLLSADVSGAGKVVKTGDGMLTVSGNVSNEQGIEVSEGQLQVTGNITAPVNMGKSTLLSGDGYISNLNLNDTAAIAPGAVSVESGLWSALRVGTLNASEPVSLRINSGFAKNATDRLLIDGDLNTPEGKPLELSVNAVQIWQDSDTNKNGAADNREGVSLVQVGGKSRADSVRLAGRYVARGAWAYGLYAFAPGHASTDERLVKGEGDRYWDYRLQNIMLDADGISTPVDLTPAPEPAPSPEPTPQPEPTPSPEPAPKPIHKAVIPQVPAYISLPAMALNFDRNMATLLTDTAQESRSYFFINGYSGRDDYHSSGEFSNYGYDFKSQYQGWFMGARWQSDSEKSSRFALSTGIHKGNLSLSPRSVEGESHAGFKTRGIVSQLSWQHDNGMVLDITTGYTRFNGNVVTDLRGKTADPQAAIWHVGMEGGKAWDFGTHRITPLAGIDYQHLRINSFTDVDNARVRYRMHNAPAYSAALQHNWQALPGLTLNHEARIRLAPGKAAVTQISGGGDEALFRSGKGGDSLQLKSGVSLRVSDNVSLHTQARYQQRLQREGVSDWNIAGGVKVDF; this is encoded by the coding sequence ATAGATCTTTCTCGGGACTCAGGGAGAGGAAAATCACAAAAGCTCTCTCGCTATACAGTACGCCCCTTTAACAACCACGGGCGAAGGCTGGACGTTGCGGGGGGAGTCTGGACTGACAGGCTGGACTTCACTCAGGGAACACTTGCGCTGGCGGGCGAACAGGTCAGACACGCGGGTGACGTTTATTTCAGTGACGACTGGCTGGAAAAGAATTACCGCATTTCATCGGTGAATGTCGCCGATAATGCAGCACTGACGGTGAAGGAACACGCCACCCTGACGGGCGATATCCTGATGGGTAAAAATGCCGTTCTGAACTTATGGGATCGCGCGACCCTCGCCGGAAAGCTGGTATTAAAAGAAGCCGACAGTTTTCTGAGGGCTGATATTACCGATCGCACCAGTATCATGGGTGCGACGGCTTCGCTGCTATCGGCTGACGTCAGCGGTGCGGGAAAGGTCGTCAAAACCGGCGATGGCATGCTGACCGTCAGTGGAAACGTATCAAACGAACAGGGAATTGAGGTTAGCGAGGGGCAACTGCAGGTCACGGGCAACATCACCGCCCCCGTGAACATGGGCAAAAGCACCCTGCTGTCTGGCGACGGTTATATCAGCAACCTGAACCTGAACGATACCGCCGCAATAGCGCCGGGTGCGGTCAGCGTTGAGTCCGGTCTCTGGTCTGCGCTGCGCGTTGGAACGCTGAACGCTTCAGAGCCGGTCAGCCTGCGGATAAACTCGGGCTTTGCGAAAAATGCGACCGATCGCCTGCTTATTGATGGCGACCTGAATACGCCGGAGGGTAAACCGCTGGAACTCTCGGTCAATGCCGTTCAAATCTGGCAGGACAGCGATACCAATAAGAACGGCGCGGCGGATAATCGGGAAGGTGTGTCACTGGTGCAGGTCGGCGGCAAGTCCCGCGCGGACAGCGTGCGCCTGGCCGGCCGCTACGTTGCCCGTGGAGCATGGGCCTACGGGCTTTACGCGTTTGCACCGGGCCATGCCTCTACGGATGAACGCCTGGTGAAAGGTGAGGGCGATCGGTACTGGGATTACCGCCTGCAGAACATCATGCTGGACGCTGATGGTATCAGCACGCCGGTTGACCTGACTCCGGCTCCGGAACCTGCTCCCTCACCGGAGCCCACGCCTCAGCCGGAACCTACTCCCTCACCGGAGCCCGCGCCGAAACCCATCCATAAGGCCGTTATTCCTCAGGTGCCGGCCTATATCTCCCTGCCGGCGATGGCACTGAACTTTGACCGGAACATGGCGACGCTTCTGACAGATACCGCGCAGGAAAGCCGCTCGTACTTCTTTATCAATGGTTACAGCGGCCGGGATGATTACCACTCTTCCGGTGAGTTTTCTAATTACGGCTATGATTTTAAAAGTCAATATCAGGGCTGGTTTATGGGAGCCCGCTGGCAGTCTGACAGTGAAAAATCCAGCCGCTTTGCCCTGAGCACCGGCATTCACAAAGGAAATCTTTCTTTGTCACCGCGCTCCGTAGAGGGTGAAAGCCATGCCGGGTTTAAGACCCGCGGTATCGTCAGCCAGCTAAGCTGGCAGCATGACAACGGTATGGTGCTGGACATCACAACAGGATATACCCGCTTCAACGGCAACGTGGTCACGGATCTGCGGGGCAAAACGGCCGATCCGCAGGCGGCCATCTGGCATGTGGGGATGGAAGGGGGAAAAGCCTGGGATTTTGGAACGCACCGGATAACGCCTCTGGCTGGCATTGATTATCAGCATCTGCGCATCAACAGCTTTACCGATGTGGATAACGCCCGCGTCCGCTACCGGATGCATAACGCGCCGGCCTACAGTGCTGCGCTTCAGCATAACTGGCAGGCCCTGCCGGGACTGACACTTAACCATGAAGCGCGCATCAGGCTTGCCCCTGGCAAAGCAGCGGTGACGCAGATCAGCGGTGGCGGTGACGAGGCGCTCTTCCGCTCCGGAAAGGGAGGCGACAGCCTGCAGCTGAAAAGCGGCGTCAGCCTGCGCGTATCGGATAACGTCTCACTTCATACTCAGGCCCGGTATCAGCAGCGCCTGCAGCGTGAAGGCGTGAGCGACTGGAACATTGCAGGAGGTGTTAAGGTCGACTTTTAA
- a CDS encoding helix-turn-helix transcriptional regulator, with the protein MTHTDLILISKDKYLHLGLDQPKNQNHLASVLMNELVSVDEAYLGSKQSSMVYTEERIARQDTVKFSDNIENEQQRQLNKETQLQEDINKYMGLSAKYDVKLTRTENEIMLFILNGDSIPKIASALGCSKKVIYTHKYNIIKKYGFRNFNELHDNILRYEQE; encoded by the coding sequence ATGACTCATACCGATCTCATTCTTATTTCAAAAGATAAATATCTGCACCTAGGCCTGGACCAGCCTAAAAACCAAAACCACTTAGCCAGTGTACTTATGAATGAACTGGTGTCTGTAGATGAGGCATATCTTGGCAGTAAGCAAAGCTCAATGGTTTATACTGAAGAACGTATCGCCCGTCAGGATACGGTGAAATTTTCAGATAATATCGAAAATGAACAGCAGCGCCAGTTAAATAAAGAAACCCAACTTCAAGAAGACATTAATAAATACATGGGGCTCAGTGCGAAATATGATGTTAAGTTAACCCGCACCGAGAATGAGATTATGCTATTTATTTTGAACGGGGATAGCATCCCGAAGATAGCCAGCGCATTAGGCTGCAGTAAGAAAGTCATTTATACGCATAAATATAATATTATAAAAAAATACGGCTTCCGTAATTTTAATGAGCTTCATGATAATATTTTAAGGTACGAGCAGGAATGA
- a CDS encoding winged helix-turn-helix domain-containing protein, giving the protein MRYVLGNALIFDDIAGTLTGIASEKNARLPYAAVLLLKVFCENPHALLGRGDLMDRAWTENGLRASGSNLYNSLSLIRKTVEMLDVDLHIIRTQPKVGLVLEVDVIILDDPDSGPVSSPDGEAVPEPELFTTHQGTAQPAESTRRNFRNIPLLYKNFYLFWTLLIAALLIAVHFTKLQHAAEDKSGRQYYYKLGALQQCSLFRFNEPDEHYSDSSMEKTISLLAEKYNIDCRNRKADFFVYSTENTHNSYSSTAQLNIICLINKKNNMAIDCSNYFLQKRKF; this is encoded by the coding sequence ATGCGTTACGTGCTGGGAAATGCGCTTATTTTTGATGACATAGCGGGAACGCTGACAGGTATAGCCAGTGAGAAAAATGCCAGGCTTCCTTATGCTGCAGTTCTGCTCTTAAAAGTGTTTTGTGAAAATCCTCATGCCTTACTGGGCCGAGGTGACCTGATGGATCGCGCGTGGACGGAAAATGGCCTGCGGGCGTCGGGCAGTAATTTATATAACTCGCTCAGCTTAATCAGAAAAACAGTTGAAATGCTGGATGTCGATTTGCACATCATCCGGACTCAGCCAAAAGTCGGGCTTGTTCTGGAAGTGGATGTCATCATACTTGATGACCCGGATAGCGGGCCCGTTTCTTCACCGGATGGGGAGGCCGTGCCTGAGCCTGAATTATTTACCACTCATCAGGGAACTGCTCAGCCGGCGGAATCGACGCGGCGCAATTTTCGCAATATCCCCCTGCTGTATAAAAATTTTTATCTTTTCTGGACGCTGCTCATCGCGGCCTTGCTCATTGCCGTTCATTTTACCAAACTTCAGCATGCTGCCGAAGATAAAAGTGGCCGCCAGTATTATTATAAGCTGGGTGCGTTACAGCAGTGCAGTTTATTTCGCTTTAATGAACCGGATGAGCATTACTCTGACAGCTCGATGGAAAAAACAATCAGCCTGCTGGCTGAGAAATACAACATTGACTGCAGGAACAGAAAGGCTGATTTCTTCGTGTACTCAACAGAGAATACCCACAACTCCTACAGCAGCACTGCGCAGCTGAATATCATCTGTTTAATCAATAAAAAAAATAACATGGCCATTGACTGCTCTAACTATTTCCTTCAAAAACGGAAGTTCTGA
- a CDS encoding tyrosine-type recombinase/integrase → MSPIPLQNSPERTSTLSIAPGVDFATAIALRRMATSNDVTPFYLLAPEVSALLHYMPDRKHHFLFSTLWNTGARIGEACSLQPESFVLDGPRPFVRILSEKVRSRRGRPPKDAVRLVPLTDRSYVHQVLSWMATERPKRREPLWSATDETMRNWLRAAVSRAAADGVHFSVPVTPHTFRHSYIMHMLYHRQPLKVIQSLVGHKDARSIEVYTRVFALELAGSLAVTFTGDGPDAAAVLRSLPPAP, encoded by the coding sequence ATGAGTCCCATACCCCTGCAGAATTCACCAGAACGCACCAGTACGCTAAGCATTGCGCCGGGCGTCGATTTTGCGACGGCCATTGCCCTCAGACGAATGGCGACGTCAAACGACGTGACCCCCTTCTACCTGCTGGCGCCGGAGGTTAGCGCGCTGCTCCACTACATGCCCGACCGGAAACACCACTTTCTGTTCAGCACCCTGTGGAACACCGGTGCACGCATCGGGGAAGCCTGCAGCCTTCAGCCGGAGTCGTTCGTGCTGGATGGCCCGCGACCGTTTGTGCGTATCCTGTCGGAGAAGGTCCGCAGCCGGCGCGGCCGGCCGCCAAAGGATGCCGTGCGCCTGGTCCCGCTCACCGACCGGAGCTATGTGCACCAGGTTCTGAGCTGGATGGCCACCGAACGTCCGAAGCGCCGCGAGCCGCTGTGGTCGGCGACCGATGAAACCATGCGTAACTGGCTCAGAGCGGCGGTCAGCCGGGCAGCCGCCGATGGCGTACACTTCTCCGTCCCGGTGACGCCGCACACGTTCCGCCATTCGTACATCATGCACATGCTTTACCACCGGCAGCCGCTGAAGGTGATCCAGTCACTCGTTGGCCACAAGGATGCGCGCTCGATTGAGGTCTATACCCGGGTGTTTGCACTTGAGCTCGCCGGATCGCTGGCGGTAACGTTCACCGGGGATGGGCCTGATGCGGCGGCGGTGCTGCGCTCCCTGCCCCCCGCACCGTAG
- the istA gene encoding IS21 family transposase: MITFEIRMEIKVLHKRGMSIRAIARELGISRNTVRSHLKAKSEKPQYSPRPASTSLLDEYRDYISRRISDAHPYKIPATVIAREIMELGYRGGLTILREFIRKQTLPAQAEPVVRFETEPGRQMQIDWGTLRNGKSLLHVFVAVLGYSRMLYIEFTDNMRDDTLEACHRNAFSFFDGVPQEVLYDNMKTVVLQRDAYQTGQHRFHPSLWQFGKEMGFSPRLCRPFRAQTKGKVERMVQYTRNSFYIPLMTRLRPMGITVDVETANRYGLRWLYDVTNQRKHETIQPRPCDRWVEEQQSMLALPPEKKQYDVQVDESLMTFDRQPLHHPLSIYDTFCRGAA, encoded by the coding sequence ATGATCACTTTTGAGATTCGTATGGAAATTAAAGTCCTGCACAAGCGGGGAATGAGTATCCGGGCCATTGCCAGGGAACTGGGTATTTCGCGCAATACTGTCCGCAGCCACCTGAAAGCCAAATCTGAAAAGCCGCAGTATTCACCACGCCCGGCATCAACATCACTGCTCGATGAATACCGTGATTACATCTCCAGGCGGATCAGCGATGCGCATCCCTACAAAATCCCGGCGACCGTTATTGCCAGGGAAATCATGGAGCTGGGCTACCGTGGAGGGCTGACTATCCTGAGAGAGTTCATCCGCAAACAGACTTTACCAGCACAGGCAGAACCGGTCGTTCGCTTCGAAACCGAGCCCGGACGGCAGATGCAGATTGACTGGGGGACCCTGCGAAACGGCAAGTCACTCCTGCATGTGTTCGTTGCCGTTCTGGGATACAGCAGAATGCTGTATATCGAGTTCACCGACAACATGCGCGACGACACGCTGGAAGCCTGTCACCGCAATGCGTTCAGCTTCTTCGACGGCGTACCGCAGGAAGTCCTGTACGACAATATGAAAACGGTGGTGCTGCAGCGTGATGCTTACCAGACCGGGCAGCACCGGTTCCATCCTTCCCTGTGGCAGTTCGGTAAAGAGATGGGCTTCTCTCCCCGGCTGTGCCGTCCCTTCAGGGCGCAGACTAAAGGCAAGGTGGAGCGTATGGTGCAGTACACCCGAAACAGCTTCTACATCCCGTTAATGACGCGCCTGCGTCCGATGGGGATCACCGTCGATGTTGAAACCGCAAACCGCTACGGCCTGCGCTGGCTGTACGATGTTACCAACCAACGGAAGCATGAGACTATCCAGCCCCGCCCCTGTGATCGCTGGGTGGAGGAACAGCAATCCATGCTGGCACTGCCTCCGGAGAAAAAACAGTATGACGTGCAGGTTGATGAAAGCCTGATGACCTTCGACAGGCAGCCGTTGCATCATCCACTG